Proteins encoded within one genomic window of Bacillota bacterium:
- the selB gene encoding selenocysteine-specific translation elongation factor has translation MDAVIIGTAGHVDHGKTALISAITGVDTDRLKEEKERGISIDLGFASFSLSGGRVAGIIDVPGHERFINNMLAGTAGIDLVLLVIDASEGVMAQTREHLNILQLLGLEKGLVVLTKIDLVDEEWLDMVEEEVRGELRGTFLQEAPFCRVSAVTGSGIEELRAMLDRLTRMVAPRDLNAPMRLPVDRSFIISGFGTIVTGTLIQGRVGIGDIVEVLPAGEKARVRNIEVFNHGVKEAFAGHRVAINLSGVEKSELERGSVICSPGYFRRTSMLDASVTILNRVTRDVKNLDPLHLYLGTSRVVARMAILDKEILRPGERGLVQLRLESPLVADRKDRFIIRSYSPVVTIGGGMVLDPFSERRPRRARRTIIKTLRELEREILTSGTDRSYVVQKISQLKVADFSRLETMARLGKEKLESLIGELKDEGKIMDLGGSYITAETLEKWEEEVTAFLDDYHRKHPLLAGVPRAQLRGVIPAELSIREYDAFLDNLEAKGVVSCQGEKVCRAGFVPELTPGEEIFISKIKSILSEARFQPPPAREIAASTDRKIADLESLLEYMSDRGWIIKISEDMYLLQDLYEEALEMLRDHFRQHDRLTMAQFRDCLQSSRKYMQALLEHFDQKKYTKRVGDYRVPWKL, from the coding sequence TTGGATGCGGTGATAATCGGTACGGCCGGCCATGTTGACCATGGCAAGACGGCGCTGATCAGTGCGATTACCGGGGTGGACACGGATCGGCTCAAGGAAGAAAAGGAAAGGGGCATCTCCATCGATCTGGGTTTTGCTTCTTTTTCTTTGTCCGGAGGCCGGGTAGCGGGAATAATAGATGTTCCGGGCCACGAAAGATTTATCAACAATATGCTGGCGGGTACCGCGGGCATAGATCTTGTACTGCTGGTGATCGATGCCTCCGAGGGAGTTATGGCCCAGACCCGCGAACACCTCAACATTCTGCAATTGCTGGGACTGGAAAAAGGACTGGTCGTGCTGACCAAAATCGACCTTGTCGATGAAGAATGGTTGGACATGGTGGAGGAAGAGGTGCGAGGAGAACTTCGGGGTACTTTCCTGCAGGAAGCCCCTTTCTGCCGGGTTTCGGCGGTAACCGGATCCGGGATAGAGGAATTGCGGGCGATGCTTGATCGGCTTACAAGGATGGTCGCACCCCGCGACCTGAATGCACCGATGCGGCTTCCCGTTGACCGTTCCTTCATCATATCCGGGTTTGGCACGATAGTGACGGGCACGCTCATCCAGGGGCGCGTGGGCATCGGTGATATCGTGGAAGTGTTGCCCGCGGGGGAGAAAGCGCGCGTGCGCAACATCGAGGTTTTCAATCACGGTGTCAAGGAAGCTTTTGCCGGACACAGGGTGGCCATAAATCTTTCGGGGGTGGAAAAGAGTGAACTGGAACGGGGAAGCGTGATCTGTTCCCCGGGTTATTTCAGGCGGACATCGATGCTCGATGCCTCCGTGACGATATTGAATAGAGTTACCAGGGACGTGAAGAACCTGGACCCCCTGCATCTTTATCTTGGCACGTCCCGGGTGGTGGCGCGTATGGCTATTCTGGATAAAGAGATCCTGCGGCCCGGGGAAAGGGGGCTTGTCCAGCTCAGGTTGGAGTCGCCGCTGGTCGCCGACAGGAAGGACCGTTTCATCATCCGCTCCTATTCGCCGGTGGTGACGATTGGTGGGGGGATGGTCCTCGACCCTTTCTCGGAAAGGAGGCCGCGCCGCGCCCGCCGCACAATCATAAAAACCCTCCGGGAACTGGAGAGAGAGATTCTGACTTCCGGAACGGACAGATCATACGTGGTCCAGAAGATAAGCCAGTTGAAAGTGGCCGATTTTTCACGGCTTGAAACGATGGCCCGGTTGGGAAAGGAGAAGCTGGAATCACTTATCGGGGAACTGAAGGATGAGGGAAAGATCATGGATCTGGGGGGCAGTTATATAACGGCGGAAACGCTGGAAAAATGGGAAGAGGAGGTAACTGCTTTTCTGGATGACTATCATCGCAAGCATCCTCTTCTGGCCGGGGTTCCGCGGGCGCAGTTGAGGGGCGTAATTCCGGCAGAACTCTCCATCAGGGAATACGATGCTTTCCTGGACAATCTGGAGGCCAAAGGGGTGGTGAGCTGTCAGGGAGAGAAGGTTTGCAGAGCCGGTTTTGTACCTGAACTGACACCCGGCGAGGAGATTTTCATCAGCAAGATCAAGTCGATTCTGAGCGAAGCACGGTTCCAGCCTCCTCCGGCAAGAGAAATAGCGGCTTCCACTGACCGGAAGATTGCTGACCTCGAATCTCTGCTGGAATACATGAGCGATCGCGGTTGGATAATCAAAATAAGTGAAGATATGTATCTGCTCCAGGATCTGTATGAAGAGGCACTGGAGATGTTGCGGGATCATTTTCGCCAACATGATCGGCTTACGATGGCTCAATTTCGTGACTGCCTGCAGAGTTCGCGGAAATACATGCAAGCATTGCTGGAACATTTTGACCAGAAGAAGTACACGAAAAGGGTGGGGGATTATCGTGTACCCTGGAAACTTTGA
- a CDS encoding L-seryl-tRNA(Sec) selenium transferase, which yields MDVKNSFLRALPAVDRILQEEPLQKIANRIPHGLLLEVSRESIDHFREKIIASSSGEELENLAIDPAVIAAEAAERARLRFFSGLRHVINATGVILHTNLGRAPLAEQAIHAVTSTAGQYSNLELSLESGRRDSRLAHVEGLVCTLTGAEASLIVNNNAAAVLLLLNTLARDREVIVSRGQLVEIGGGFRVPDVMKASGATLVEVGTTNKCYRHDYERAISDRTALLLKVHTSNYRIIGFTEEVSRKELVSLGRQVGLPVVEDLGSGAFYDLTEYGLPPEPTVQECLEEGVGAVSFSGDKILGGPQAGIIVGDRDLIRRLRDNQLSRALRVDKLTIAAMEATLRLYHDHEKARCEIPVLGMLTADTRDLKARADRLLRRLKQQVKAGDWQIMKGTSCVGGGAMPLAELPTYLISYRSGDISAEELMKRLRWGDPPLIARVHQEHLLLDLRTVLPGQEEEIVTVMMKAVNPGE from the coding sequence ATGGACGTTAAAAACTCTTTTCTCAGGGCCTTGCCGGCGGTGGACCGTATCTTGCAGGAAGAGCCCCTGCAAAAAATCGCGAATCGGATTCCCCACGGTCTCCTGCTCGAAGTTTCACGCGAGAGCATAGATCATTTCAGAGAGAAAATCATCGCTTCTTCCTCCGGCGAGGAACTTGAAAACCTGGCCATCGACCCCGCCGTGATTGCTGCCGAAGCCGCGGAAAGGGCAAGGCTGCGGTTTTTTTCCGGGCTGCGCCATGTGATCAATGCAACAGGGGTTATATTGCATACCAATCTGGGGCGGGCGCCGCTGGCCGAACAGGCTATCCACGCAGTTACATCCACGGCGGGGCAGTATTCCAATCTTGAACTTTCGCTGGAAAGTGGCCGGAGGGATTCACGGCTGGCCCACGTGGAGGGGCTGGTATGCACCTTGACCGGGGCGGAAGCTTCCCTGATTGTCAACAACAATGCCGCGGCGGTATTGCTTCTTCTCAATACTTTGGCCAGGGATAGGGAAGTTATCGTTTCCCGCGGGCAACTGGTCGAGATAGGGGGAGGGTTCCGTGTTCCCGATGTCATGAAAGCCAGCGGGGCAACGCTGGTGGAAGTGGGAACTACGAACAAATGTTACCGGCATGATTATGAAAGAGCCATTTCTGATCGGACTGCATTGCTCCTGAAGGTACATACAAGCAATTATCGTATCATTGGTTTTACGGAGGAGGTTTCCCGGAAAGAACTGGTTTCCCTGGGTCGGCAGGTTGGCTTGCCGGTGGTGGAAGATCTGGGCAGTGGGGCTTTTTATGATCTCACCGAATACGGGTTGCCTCCGGAACCCACCGTGCAAGAATGCCTCGAAGAGGGTGTCGGGGCAGTCTCATTCAGCGGGGACAAGATCCTTGGCGGACCGCAGGCAGGGATAATTGTAGGGGACAGGGACCTGATCCGGCGGTTGCGTGATAACCAGCTGTCAAGGGCATTGCGCGTTGATAAACTAACCATCGCGGCCATGGAGGCGACTTTACGCCTCTATCATGACCACGAGAAGGCCCGATGTGAAATTCCCGTTCTGGGGATGTTGACCGCTGATACCCGTGACCTGAAGGCGAGGGCTGACCGTTTGCTGCGCCGTTTGAAACAGCAGGTCAAGGCAGGGGATTGGCAGATAATGAAAGGGACCTCCTGTGTGGGGGGTGGAGCCATGCCCCTGGCAGAATTGCCCACGTATCTGATCTCCTACCGATCCGGGGACATTTCGGCGGAGGAGTTGATGAAAAGATTGCGGTGGGGAGACCCCCCCCTGATAGCGAGGGTCCACCAGGAACATTTGCTTCTGGATTTGCGGACCGTTTTGCCCGGACAGGAGGAAGAAATTGTTACCGTGATGATGAAGGCGGTAAATCCCGGGGAATAG